The Commensalibacter nepenthis genome has a window encoding:
- a CDS encoding trypsin-like serine peptidase has product MFLFRVFLLINITIGTVVLNNICVMAQTIQTPQLPGLNEDNEHRQIVNNSENPWQVIGRVQTNAGQKCTGFLIAPRIVVTAAHCLWIPKTQHFFAPQSIYFLLGYQRQKYKIASRVQRILSTQQYRQLMLDKTPNDVISDRVYLLLPKDIISPTKLIPLAKELPKANTPIWLGGYEQDRIEVLYADKNCFVQRIIQIPNALSKLFHTCQATYGSSGAPLFAKNSEGKWTIIGIQIAAYEKKAGGIAGSLTESSHE; this is encoded by the coding sequence ATGTTCTTATTCAGAGTATTTTTATTGATTAACATTACGATCGGAACGGTTGTTTTAAATAATATATGTGTCATGGCACAAACGATCCAAACGCCTCAACTGCCAGGGCTAAATGAGGATAACGAACATCGACAAATCGTCAATAATTCAGAAAACCCGTGGCAAGTGATTGGTAGAGTACAAACCAATGCAGGTCAAAAATGCACGGGATTTTTAATAGCACCTCGAATTGTTGTGACGGCTGCACATTGTTTGTGGATTCCAAAAACACAACATTTTTTTGCGCCTCAATCGATTTATTTTTTGCTGGGATATCAGCGACAAAAATATAAAATTGCCTCACGAGTACAGCGTATCCTTTCAACCCAGCAATATCGTCAATTGATGTTAGATAAAACCCCAAATGATGTAATTTCAGATCGTGTCTATTTATTATTACCAAAAGATATTATATCACCAACAAAATTGATACCTCTTGCCAAAGAATTGCCAAAAGCGAATACGCCCATTTGGTTAGGAGGATATGAACAAGATCGTATAGAAGTTTTATATGCAGATAAAAATTGCTTTGTTCAACGCATTATTCAAATTCCTAATGCACTTTCTAAATTATTCCACACTTGCCAAGCAACATATGGCAGTAGTGGGGCACCTCTATTTGCCAAAAATTCCGAAGGGAAATGGACAATCATCGGCATACAAATTGCTGCATATGAAAAAAAAGCAGGGGGTATCGCTGGTTCTTTAACAGAAAGCAGTCATGAATAA